One Hordeum vulgare subsp. vulgare chromosome 4H, MorexV3_pseudomolecules_assembly, whole genome shotgun sequence DNA window includes the following coding sequences:
- the LOC123448719 gene encoding uncharacterized protein LOC123448719 isoform X4, with product MAAAVAEKDEAAGVAIAAAVREEKVEEAEEDGRAKSITAAHRPQPQIESISARSLCPPCHQTAAMPLASARPPPSEQGPSASHSSAPAADSSVAALIGGEVVTPMVVFVNSKSGGRHGPGLKVRLHELISKEQSA from the exons atggccgccgccgtcgccgagaAGGACGAGGCCGCGGGAGTGGCCATCGCGGCCGCTGTCagggaggagaaggtggaggaggcggaggaggatggGCGAGCGAAATCCATCACGGCAGCTCACCGCCCGCAACCGCAGATCGAATCAATCAGCGCACGGTCTCTCTGCCCGCCATGCCACCAAACTGCCGCGATGCCGCTCGCCTCCGCCCGGCCGCCGCCGTCGGAGCAGGGCCCGAGCGCCTCCCACTCCTCCGCCCCGGCGGCGGACTCCTCCGTCGCGGCCCTCATCGGCGGCGAGGTGGTGACGCCGATGGTCGTGTTCGTCAACTCCAAGAGCGGCGGCCGACATGGGCCCGGGCTCAAGGTGCGGCTCCACGAGCTCATCAGCAAGGAGCAG TCAGCATAA
- the LOC123448719 gene encoding uncharacterized protein LOC123448719 isoform X2 has product MAAAVAEKDEAAGVAIAAAVREEKVEEAEEDGRAKSITAAHRPQPQIESISARSLCPPCHQTAAMPLASARPPPSEQGPSASHSSAPAADSSVAALIGGEVVTPMVVFVNSKSGGRHGPGLKVRLHELISKEQMKLWSET; this is encoded by the exons atggccgccgccgtcgccgagaAGGACGAGGCCGCGGGAGTGGCCATCGCGGCCGCTGTCagggaggagaaggtggaggaggcggaggaggatggGCGAGCGAAATCCATCACGGCAGCTCACCGCCCGCAACCGCAGATCGAATCAATCAGCGCACGGTCTCTCTGCCCGCCATGCCACCAAACTGCCGCGATGCCGCTCGCCTCCGCCCGGCCGCCGCCGTCGGAGCAGGGCCCGAGCGCCTCCCACTCCTCCGCCCCGGCGGCGGACTCCTCCGTCGCGGCCCTCATCGGCGGCGAGGTGGTGACGCCGATGGTCGTGTTCGTCAACTCCAAGAGCGGCGGCCGACATGGGCCCGGGCTCAAGGTGCGGCTCCACGAGCTCATCAGCAAGGAGCAG ATGAAACTATGGAGCGAAACATGA
- the LOC123448719 gene encoding uncharacterized protein LOC123448719 isoform X3, whose translation MAAAVAEKDEAAGVAIAAAVREEKVEEAEEDGRAKSITAAHRPQPQIESISARSLCPPCHQTAAMPLASARPPPSEQGPSASHSSAPAADSSVAALIGGEVVTPMVVFVNSKSGGRHGPGLKVRLHELISKEQSVFP comes from the exons atggccgccgccgtcgccgagaAGGACGAGGCCGCGGGAGTGGCCATCGCGGCCGCTGTCagggaggagaaggtggaggaggcggaggaggatggGCGAGCGAAATCCATCACGGCAGCTCACCGCCCGCAACCGCAGATCGAATCAATCAGCGCACGGTCTCTCTGCCCGCCATGCCACCAAACTGCCGCGATGCCGCTCGCCTCCGCCCGGCCGCCGCCGTCGGAGCAGGGCCCGAGCGCCTCCCACTCCTCCGCCCCGGCGGCGGACTCCTCCGTCGCGGCCCTCATCGGCGGCGAGGTGGTGACGCCGATGGTCGTGTTCGTCAACTCCAAGAGCGGCGGCCGACATGGGCCCGGGCTCAAGGTGCGGCTCCACGAGCTCATCAGCAAGGAGCAG TCTGTATTTCCTTGA
- the LOC123448719 gene encoding uncharacterized protein LOC123448719 isoform X1, translating into MAAAVAEKDEAAGVAIAAAVREEKVEEAEEDGRAKSITAAHRPQPQIESISARSLCPPCHQTAAMPLASARPPPSEQGPSASHSSAPAADSSVAALIGGEVVTPMVVFVNSKSGGRHGPGLKVRLHELISKEQVTTCTLQVAR; encoded by the coding sequence atggccgccgccgtcgccgagaAGGACGAGGCCGCGGGAGTGGCCATCGCGGCCGCTGTCagggaggagaaggtggaggaggcggaggaggatggGCGAGCGAAATCCATCACGGCAGCTCACCGCCCGCAACCGCAGATCGAATCAATCAGCGCACGGTCTCTCTGCCCGCCATGCCACCAAACTGCCGCGATGCCGCTCGCCTCCGCCCGGCCGCCGCCGTCGGAGCAGGGCCCGAGCGCCTCCCACTCCTCCGCCCCGGCGGCGGACTCCTCCGTCGCGGCCCTCATCGGCGGCGAGGTGGTGACGCCGATGGTCGTGTTCGTCAACTCCAAGAGCGGCGGCCGACATGGGCCCGGGCTCAAGGTGCGGCTCCACGAGCTCATCAGCAAGGAGCAGGTGACGACCTGCACGCTCCAAGTAGCTCGGTAG